The following are encoded in a window of Deinococcus carri genomic DNA:
- the xpt gene encoding xanthine phosphoribosyltransferase, giving the protein MQTLVEAIRQQGVILPGGILKVDGLVNHQLLPGLTREMGERFAAGFAHLNPNKVVTIEVSGIAPALATALVLNVPLVYARKKKPITMQEPTFTAQSVSRTKGGAVDLFVSSEYLGPGDRVIVIDDFLASGGTLRALAGIIALSGAELLGLGCVVEKGFEDGRTRLADLNVPILTLANIVRMNEAEGIVVEAGH; this is encoded by the coding sequence ATGCAGACCCTCGTCGAGGCGATCCGGCAGCAGGGCGTGATTCTGCCCGGCGGCATTCTCAAGGTGGACGGGCTGGTCAACCACCAGCTTCTGCCCGGGCTGACGCGGGAGATGGGCGAGCGGTTTGCCGCGGGCTTTGCCCACCTGAACCCCAACAAGGTCGTGACCATCGAGGTGAGCGGCATCGCGCCCGCCCTCGCCACGGCGCTCGTCCTGAACGTGCCGCTGGTGTACGCCCGCAAGAAAAAGCCCATCACCATGCAGGAGCCGACCTTCACCGCGCAGTCCGTCAGCCGCACCAAGGGCGGGGCCGTGGACCTGTTCGTGAGCAGCGAATACCTGGGGCCGGGCGACCGGGTGATCGTCATCGACGACTTCCTGGCCTCGGGGGGCACGCTGCGGGCGCTGGCGGGCATCATCGCGCTGAGCGGGGCCGAACTCCTGGGCCTGGGCTGCGTGGTCGAGAAGGGCTTCGAGGACGGCCGCACAAGGCTGGCCGACCTGAACGTGCCCATCCTGACGCTAGCCAACATCGTCCGGATGAACGAGGCCGAGGGGATCGTGGTGGAGGCAGGGCACTGA
- a CDS encoding quinate 5-dehydrogenase, which yields MTDLLSGWQPAPAGFKHVVSVSLGGSKRNAREEINVLGQPFVLERIGTDGDARKAAQLFQALDGRVDAFGLGGADLYVIADHKRYTFGNIRKLVANAKLTPVLDGSGLKNTLEREAVAQLDPLLNWRSQKVLMVSAVDRFGMAEALAKAGAEVVYGDIVFGLNLDIPLRSLAALRRVAHLVLPVITKLPQDWFYPTGEKQETSVPGKGTRYYAWADVIAGDTHYAKRYAPRDLAGKTILTQTITEADRVWMKERGVARLVTTTPRIGSRNFATNVLEAFFVALSGKREALSEQEYLHYIREVGFRPEVNEL from the coding sequence ATGACCGACCTTCTGAGCGGCTGGCAGCCCGCGCCCGCGGGGTTCAAGCACGTGGTGAGCGTGTCGCTGGGGGGCAGCAAACGCAATGCCCGCGAGGAAATCAACGTGCTGGGCCAGCCCTTCGTGCTGGAGCGCATCGGCACCGACGGGGACGCGAGGAAGGCGGCGCAGCTCTTTCAGGCGCTCGACGGCCGGGTGGACGCCTTCGGGCTGGGGGGAGCCGACCTGTACGTCATCGCCGACCACAAGCGCTACACCTTCGGCAACATCCGCAAGCTGGTCGCCAACGCCAAGCTTACGCCCGTGCTGGACGGCAGCGGCCTCAAGAACACGCTGGAACGGGAAGCCGTGGCCCAGCTCGACCCGCTGCTGAACTGGCGCAGCCAGAAGGTGCTGATGGTGAGCGCGGTGGACCGCTTCGGCATGGCCGAGGCGCTGGCAAAGGCTGGAGCCGAGGTGGTGTACGGCGACATCGTCTTCGGCCTGAACCTGGACATTCCGCTGCGGAGCCTCGCGGCGCTGCGCCGGGTCGCCCACCTCGTGCTGCCCGTGATCACCAAGCTGCCGCAGGACTGGTTCTATCCCACCGGTGAGAAGCAGGAAACCAGCGTGCCGGGCAAGGGCACCCGCTACTACGCCTGGGCCGACGTGATCGCCGGCGACACCCATTACGCCAAGCGCTACGCCCCGCGCGACCTGGCCGGCAAGACCATCCTCACCCAGACCATCACCGAGGCCGACCGCGTCTGGATGAAGGAGCGCGGCGTCGCCCGCCTGGTCACCACCACCCCGCGCATCGGCAGCCGCAATTTCGCCACCAACGTGCTGGAGGCCTTTTTCGTGGCCCTCAGTGGCAAACGCGAGGCGCTCAGCGAGCAGGAATACCTGCACTACATCCGCGAGGTGGGGTTCAGGCCGGAAGTGAACGAGCTGTAG
- a CDS encoding CAP domain-containing protein — MRQFKQMVLVGGLLTLAACGATPPATTATEAAPALATSTGLTAQASAGTLTVGQTLQLNVTVGGRAPLPGELTWTTSNAGIATVSQSGLVTARGAGNATVRAALTRSPSAFIDFTLTVTAPATTPTPAPTPAPTPGTGSSAFAQRVLDLTNQARAQARTCGSTSFAATTPLTYSAQLEQAAQAHATDMATLNYFSHTSQDGRTMAQRITATGYTWRTIGENIAAGQPTPESVVAGWLASEGHCRNIMNPSFRELGVGYAQGGAYGSYWVQDFGAR; from the coding sequence ATGCGTCAATTCAAGCAGATGGTTCTGGTCGGCGGCCTGCTGACCCTCGCGGCCTGCGGGGCGACTCCTCCGGCCACCACGGCCACCGAGGCCGCCCCCGCGCTCGCCACGTCCACCGGCCTCACGGCGCAGGCCAGTGCCGGAACGCTGACAGTCGGGCAGACCCTCCAGCTCAACGTGACGGTCGGCGGACGTGCGCCGCTTCCCGGCGAACTGACCTGGACGACCAGCAACGCGGGTATCGCCACCGTGAGCCAGTCCGGCCTGGTGACTGCACGCGGGGCCGGGAACGCGACCGTCCGCGCCGCGCTGACCCGCTCCCCCTCGGCCTTCATCGACTTCACGCTGACGGTCACCGCACCGGCGACCACGCCTACGCCCGCCCCGACGCCTGCACCCACACCCGGCACCGGCAGCAGCGCCTTCGCGCAGCGCGTGCTGGACCTCACTAACCAGGCGCGTGCCCAGGCGCGCACCTGCGGCAGCACCAGCTTTGCGGCGACCACACCCCTCACCTACAGCGCCCAACTGGAGCAGGCCGCGCAGGCCCACGCGACCGATATGGCAACCCTGAACTACTTCAGCCACACCAGCCAGGACGGCCGCACGATGGCGCAGCGGATCACGGCCACCGGCTATACCTGGCGCACCATCGGGGAGAACATCGCCGCCGGGCAGCCCACCCCCGAGAGCGTGGTCGCCGGGTGGCTGGCAAGCGAGGGCCACTGCCGCAACATCATGAACCCCAGCTTCCGGGAACTCGGCGTCGGCTACGCCCAGGGCGGGGCCTACGGTTCCTACTGGGTGCAGGACTTCGGGGCGCGCTGA
- the trxB gene encoding thioredoxin-disulfide reductase, whose amino-acid sequence MTSASQNAQDFDVVIVGGGPAGLTAAIYTGRASLSTLVLEKGMPGGQIAQTEEVENYPGFPEPIHGMELAQRMVQQAEKFGARIEMEEVEAIEAAPGNHPYVFTVRGYGGTYRAKSVILATGANPKRLNVPGEEQFWGKGVSTCATCDGFFYRGKKVVVVGGGDAAVEEGLFLTKFADEVTLIHRRDTLRANKVAQARAFANPKMKFIWDTAVEEIEGTDNVTGVRLKNLKTGETSDFPTDGVFIFIGHVPNTEFVQGTVTLRPDGYVEVTDEIYTSVPLLFAAGDVSDYVYRQLATSVGAGTRAAMSAERALAALELESDTNAAAD is encoded by the coding sequence ATGACCAGCGCCTCTCAGAATGCCCAGGATTTCGACGTGGTGATCGTCGGTGGCGGCCCCGCCGGACTGACCGCCGCCATCTACACCGGCCGCGCCAGCCTCAGCACGCTGGTGCTGGAAAAGGGGATGCCCGGCGGCCAGATCGCGCAGACCGAGGAGGTCGAGAACTACCCCGGCTTTCCCGAGCCGATTCACGGGATGGAACTCGCACAGCGCATGGTGCAGCAGGCCGAGAAGTTCGGTGCCCGCATCGAGATGGAGGAGGTGGAGGCCATCGAGGCCGCGCCGGGGAACCATCCCTACGTCTTCACCGTGCGCGGGTACGGCGGCACCTACCGCGCCAAGAGCGTGATCCTGGCGACGGGCGCGAACCCCAAGCGCCTGAACGTGCCCGGCGAGGAGCAGTTCTGGGGCAAGGGCGTGAGCACCTGCGCTACCTGTGACGGGTTCTTCTACCGCGGCAAGAAGGTGGTCGTGGTGGGCGGCGGCGACGCGGCGGTCGAGGAGGGCCTCTTCCTGACCAAGTTCGCGGACGAGGTGACGCTGATTCACCGCCGTGACACCCTGCGCGCCAACAAGGTGGCCCAGGCCCGCGCCTTTGCCAATCCCAAGATGAAGTTCATCTGGGACACGGCCGTTGAAGAGATTGAGGGCACGGACAACGTGACGGGTGTGCGCCTGAAGAATCTCAAGACCGGCGAGACGAGCGACTTTCCCACCGACGGCGTGTTCATCTTCATTGGGCACGTGCCGAATACCGAGTTCGTGCAGGGCACCGTGACACTGCGCCCCGACGGCTATGTGGAGGTCACCGACGAGATCTACACCAGCGTGCCTCTGCTGTTTGCTGCCGGTGACGTGTCGGACTACGTGTACCGCCAGCTTGCCACCAGCGTGGGCGCGGGCACCCGCGCGGCCATGAGTGCCGAGCGCGCGCTGGCCGCCCTGGAACTCGAGAGCGATACCAACGCGGCGGCCGACTGA
- a CDS encoding HDIG domain-containing metalloprotein, translating into MRSLTSAARLARKARGYAGKVRRLARSLRARDAHPDDAWAISLLTPAEAHVYLGMDPRDREHACRVTRHLLRDHPAAAPEVVAAALLHDCGKSIRPYHVAERVLVGLVPNRLTRLLPVGALSVRAYHPELGAELLARAGARPQVARLVARHHHPGGDPDAALLHHYDDLE; encoded by the coding sequence GTGCGTTCCCTGACCTCTGCTGCCCGGCTGGCCCGCAAGGCGCGCGGCTACGCGGGCAAGGTGCGGCGGCTGGCCCGCAGTCTCAGGGCGCGGGATGCCCACCCGGACGATGCCTGGGCCATATCGCTGCTTACCCCAGCGGAGGCCCACGTCTACCTGGGGATGGACCCCCGCGACCGCGAACACGCCTGCCGCGTGACCCGGCACCTGCTGCGCGACCACCCGGCCGCTGCGCCCGAGGTGGTCGCGGCCGCCCTGCTGCACGACTGCGGCAAGAGCATCCGCCCCTACCACGTGGCCGAACGTGTCCTGGTCGGCCTGGTGCCCAACCGCCTGACCCGGCTGCTGCCCGTCGGGGCGCTCTCGGTGCGGGCCTACCACCCGGAACTGGGCGCGGAGCTGCTGGCCCGTGCCGGTGCCCGCCCCCAGGTGGCCCGCCTGGTCGCCCGGCACCACCACCCCGGCGGCGACCCGGACGCGGCCCTGCTGCACCATTACGACGATCTGGAATAG
- a CDS encoding general stress protein: MTQPDPRSALIPDQSARMNVATYATYPEAQRAVDYLSDQRFPVERMAIVGEGLQTVEQVTGRLDWGRAAGLGFGQGLFLGLFIGLLFGLLGLGGGNILYAVAYGMVMGAITGLVWGLVSYALSGGRRDFTSIGGMRAERYVILADADVAEQARTLLSNLPPR; the protein is encoded by the coding sequence GTGACCCAGCCGGACCCCCGCTCAGCCCTGATCCCCGACCAGAGCGCCCGCATGAACGTGGCGACCTACGCCACCTATCCCGAGGCCCAGCGCGCCGTGGATTACCTCAGCGACCAGCGGTTTCCGGTGGAGCGCATGGCGATTGTGGGCGAGGGCCTCCAGACCGTCGAGCAGGTGACGGGCCGCCTGGACTGGGGCCGCGCGGCGGGGCTGGGCTTCGGCCAGGGCCTGTTTCTGGGCCTGTTTATCGGGCTGCTGTTCGGGCTGCTCGGGCTGGGGGGCGGCAACATCCTGTACGCCGTCGCCTACGGCATGGTGATGGGCGCGATCACCGGGCTGGTGTGGGGCCTGGTGAGCTACGCGCTGAGCGGCGGGCGGCGCGACTTCACCTCCATCGGCGGGATGCGGGCCGAGCGTTACGTGATTCTGGCCGACGCCGACGTGGCCGAACAGGCGCGGACCCTGCTGTCCAACCTGCCGCCGCGCTGA
- a CDS encoding acyl-CoA carboxylase subunit beta, whose protein sequence is MTQPAAELQELIAAMEQRRSKVEAGGGEARQQKQREGGKLTARERIERLLDPGSFLELSTFVEHGANRLMAGVEAPGEGVVTGRGTIDGRQVFVFSQDFTVLGGSLGKMNAAKVTKVMDLAAKTGCPVIGLNDSAGARIQEGVDSLSGYGEIFYRNAIYSGSVPQISAILGPCAGGAVYSPALTDFILMSRGSSYMFITGPEVIKSVTREDVTFDQLGGADVHTRKSGVAHLEYDGDEAVLDGIRDLLSYLPQNAREQPPVRECTDPVGRSNERLLDIVTPDQRKPYAMHDVIHELVDDGTFLEIQPGWARNILCGFARLDGQSVGIVANNPKVMAGTLNIDASDKAARFIRTCDCYNIPILTLVDVTGFLPGVAQEHAGIIRHGAKMLYAYAEATVPKITLITRKSYGGAYLAMNSRDMGADVVYAWPTAAVAVMGAEGAANIVYRRDIQNSENPEATRAEKIAQYKETFDNPYVAAAKGYIDDVIPMEDTRRRLIQTFAMLRGKEEARPFKKHGNIPL, encoded by the coding sequence ATGACACAACCGGCGGCCGAACTACAGGAACTGATCGCGGCGATGGAGCAGCGCCGCAGCAAGGTCGAGGCGGGCGGCGGCGAGGCGCGCCAGCAGAAGCAGCGCGAGGGCGGCAAGCTCACGGCCCGCGAACGTATCGAGAGGTTGCTCGACCCCGGCAGCTTTCTGGAACTCTCCACCTTCGTGGAACACGGGGCCAATCGCCTGATGGCGGGCGTGGAGGCCCCCGGCGAGGGCGTGGTGACGGGGCGCGGCACCATCGACGGGCGGCAGGTCTTCGTGTTCAGCCAGGACTTCACCGTGCTGGGCGGCTCTCTGGGCAAGATGAACGCCGCCAAGGTCACGAAGGTGATGGACCTCGCGGCCAAGACGGGTTGTCCGGTGATCGGCCTGAACGACTCGGCGGGCGCGCGCATTCAGGAGGGCGTGGATTCGCTGTCCGGCTACGGCGAGATTTTTTACCGCAACGCGATCTATTCGGGCAGCGTGCCGCAGATCAGCGCGATCCTGGGGCCGTGCGCGGGCGGCGCGGTGTATTCCCCCGCCCTGACCGACTTCATCCTGATGAGCCGGGGCAGCTCCTACATGTTCATCACCGGGCCGGAGGTCATCAAGAGTGTCACGCGCGAGGACGTGACCTTCGACCAGCTCGGCGGCGCGGACGTGCATACCCGCAAGTCCGGCGTGGCCCACCTGGAATACGACGGCGACGAGGCGGTGCTGGACGGCATCCGTGACCTGCTGAGTTACCTGCCGCAGAACGCGCGCGAGCAGCCGCCGGTGCGCGAATGCACCGACCCGGTCGGCCGCAGCAACGAACGCCTGCTCGACATCGTCACGCCCGACCAGCGCAAGCCCTATGCGATGCACGACGTGATTCACGAGCTGGTGGATGACGGCACGTTCCTGGAAATCCAGCCCGGCTGGGCCAGGAACATCCTCTGCGGCTTCGCGCGGCTGGACGGACAGAGCGTCGGCATCGTGGCGAACAATCCCAAGGTGATGGCGGGCACGCTGAATATCGACGCTTCGGACAAGGCCGCCCGCTTCATCCGCACCTGCGACTGCTACAACATCCCGATTCTGACACTAGTGGACGTGACCGGCTTCCTGCCGGGTGTGGCGCAGGAACACGCGGGCATCATCCGCCACGGCGCGAAGATGCTCTACGCCTACGCCGAGGCCACCGTTCCCAAGATCACGCTGATCACCCGCAAGAGCTACGGCGGCGCGTACCTTGCCATGAACAGCCGCGACATGGGCGCAGACGTGGTATACGCCTGGCCCACCGCCGCCGTCGCCGTGATGGGCGCGGAGGGAGCTGCCAACATCGTCTACCGCCGCGACATCCAGAACTCCGAGAACCCGGAAGCCACCCGCGCCGAGAAGATCGCGCAGTACAAGGAAACCTTCGACAACCCCTATGTGGCCGCCGCCAAGGGCTACATCGACGACGTGATCCCGATGGAAGACACCCGCCGCCGCCTGATCCAGACCTTTGCGATGCTGCGGGGCAAGGAGGAGGCGCGGCCCTTCAAGAAGCACGGGAATATCCCGCTGTAA